From Buchnera aphidicola (Aphis helianthi), the proteins below share one genomic window:
- the cysI gene encoding assimilatory sulfite reductase (NADPH) hemoprotein subunit encodes MIKNLKKLPLTLTKEEHIKENSNYLRGTITNDLKNKITNGFTGDNFSLIRFHGMYQQDDRDLRVERNQQKLEPRYAMMLRCRLPGGIISSKQWVKIDAFASKNTLYGTIRLTNRQTFQLHGILKKQLKNIHQILHKLGLDSLGTANDVNRNVLCTSDPMQSQIHQECYEWAKKISDYLLPQTKAYAEIWLDQKKVLSTDNEPILGKSYLPRKFKTTVVIPPHNDVDLYANDMNFIAIIENNIIVGFNVLIGGGLSITHGNKQTWPFLALELGYITIDKTLSVAKSIVTTQRDWGNRTNRKNAKTRYTIEKVGLDIFKKEVEKRANITFEPIRFYSFTTRGDTIGWKKDINNHWSLTIFIQNGRICDNNHQLLKSGLLQIANVHPGNFKLTSNQNIIISEISNENKNKIEQIAKSYKLITKISKLRENSMACVSFPTCPLAMAEAERMFSFFITKVENIMLKYNMEKEIIVLRISGCPNGCGRSLLAEIGLIGKSIDRYNLYIGGNRIGSRIPKIYKENITEKEILLHLKFLIKNWSIYRKENEDFGDFVIRKKIVKEVINPIHDFWN; translated from the coding sequence ATGATAAAAAATTTAAAAAAATTACCTTTAACTCTTACTAAAGAAGAACATATTAAAGAAAATAGTAATTATCTTCGAGGAACTATTACTAATGATTTAAAAAACAAAATTACTAATGGTTTTACCGGAGATAATTTTTCACTAATTCGATTTCATGGCATGTATCAACAAGATGATCGAGATCTTCGTGTAGAACGTAACCAACAGAAATTAGAACCTCGTTATGCTATGATGTTACGTTGTAGATTACCTGGTGGAATTATATCATCTAAACAATGGGTAAAAATTGATGCATTTGCTAGTAAAAATACATTATATGGAACTATTAGACTAACTAATCGTCAAACTTTTCAATTACATGGTATTTTAAAAAAACAACTAAAAAATATTCATCAAATATTACATAAATTGGGTTTAGATTCATTAGGTACAGCTAATGATGTTAATAGAAATGTACTTTGTACATCTGATCCTATGCAATCTCAAATCCATCAAGAATGTTATGAATGGGCTAAAAAAATTTCTGATTACTTATTACCTCAAACAAAAGCATACGCAGAAATTTGGTTGGATCAAAAAAAAGTTTTGAGTACTGATAATGAACCTATTCTTGGAAAATCATATTTACCAAGAAAATTTAAAACAACAGTAGTTATACCTCCTCATAATGATGTAGATTTATACGCAAACGATATGAATTTTATAGCTATCATAGAAAATAATATAATTGTAGGTTTTAATGTATTAATAGGAGGAGGATTATCAATTACTCATGGGAATAAACAGACTTGGCCTTTTCTTGCTCTAGAGTTAGGTTATATTACGATTGATAAAACTTTATCTGTTGCTAAGTCTATAGTTACAACGCAACGAGATTGGGGGAATAGAACAAATCGTAAAAATGCAAAAACTAGATATACTATAGAAAAAGTAGGATTAGATATATTTAAAAAAGAAGTTGAAAAAAGAGCAAATATAACTTTTGAACCAATTCGTTTTTATTCTTTTACTACTAGAGGCGATACAATAGGATGGAAAAAAGATATTAATAATCATTGGAGTTTAACAATATTTATACAAAATGGACGTATATGTGATAATAATCATCAATTATTAAAATCAGGATTATTACAAATTGCTAATGTTCATCCAGGAAATTTTAAATTAACATCTAATCAAAATATTATTATTTCAGAAATATCAAATGAAAATAAAAATAAAATTGAACAAATTGCCAAATCTTATAAATTAATTACAAAAATTAGTAAATTACGTGAAAATTCTATGGCATGTGTTTCTTTTCCTACATGTCCTCTAGCAATGGCGGAAGCAGAACGTATGTTTTCTTTTTTTATTACTAAAGTAGAAAACATCATGTTAAAATATAATATGGAAAAAGAAATAATTGTTTTGCGTATTTCTGGATGTCCTAATGGTTGTGGAAGATCATTATTAGCTGAAATTGGTTTAATTGGAAAATCTATAGATAGATATAATTTATATATAGGTGGAAATAGAATAGGTAGTAGAATTCCAAAAATATATAAAGAAAACATTACTGAAAAAGAAATTTTATTGCATTTAAAATTTTTAATAAAAAATTGGTCAATTTATCGCAAAGAAAATGAAGATTTTGGTGATTTTGTTATTAGAAAAAAAATTGTTAAAGAAGTAATAAATCCTATTCATGATTTTTGGAATTAA